The Echinicola jeungdonensis genome segment CCCCACTTAATTCCACCATCCAACCTTGGATCTTTTCCCAGTTTTTTGCTAAAGTATAATCCTCCTCCACCATTTTTCTTCCCGCTTTTCCCATTTTTTGCCTTAAGGTTTTATCTTCCATTAATGTGGATAAGGCATCCACCCATTCCTCTTTGGAACCGGCCAAAAAACCATTAATCCCGGGTTGAACCACGGTTTTGTTCATCCCAATTGGGGATGCCACTACGGGCAAACCTGTGGCCATATACTGGATCAGTTTATAGGCACATTTTCCCTGTTCCCAAGGAGAATGTTTTAAGGGCATAATGCCTATATCCAAAGCTGATAAATAATCAGCCTCTTTTTGTTCCTCCCAAACCAATTTTTCTTCCTTGCCACTAAAGCCAACACCCTCCCCATTGGCAATAATGGTCAGGGAAAATCCATGCTTTTCTTTCAATTGCTCAAGTGCAGGAAGAATCCCTTTCAAATACCTTAAGGTTGTTGGAGAACCTATCCAACCGATTTTAATCTCCCTTTTTCCATTAAGGTGGGCCGGATCATAACGATTTAGGTCAACCGAGGTGGGTAAGATTTTAATATTTTTGGCACCGGCCACAGAAGCCCTTCGGGCCAAATAACTATTCCCCGCCCAAACCATGAAGCTGTTCTTCATTACTCTGTCAATTTTCTTCCCAAGCAATTTTCGAATCCTCGCTTGAGGGTGCTGATCATAATTGTGAAAGATCGCATCATCATAATCAACTATATAGCGGACTCCCATTCCCGCCCAAAACTTTTCCAACCAGGCCGGAAAAAAGGGAAACAATTCTTTTTCCAGGATCACCAAATCAAATTGTCTGGCCCTTAAGACCCAGCCAAACCTTCTCCAAAAGCATTTCCAAACATTTCCTTTGCTGATTTTTCTTTTATTATACAATTCCTCCAGGTAGATGTCATTAAAAAAAGGGGCTACTGTACATTGGTGGCCTGCCTTTTCCCAGAGGGGAATATACTGGTATGTTCTCAACCGACTGCTGGCGCCGGTCCTGGTATATTTGGGCAAAAAAAGGATTTTCAAATGGTTATTTGTTTTATGGTAATTGTTGAAGAAGCAGTCTCGACTTCGCTAACCGTCACTGCGATCCGCCACAGGCGGAGTGGCAGTCTCATATTAAGAACACGTCACTGCGAAGAGGAACGACGAAGCAGTCTCAGCTTAGTAGTCGAGATTGCCGCGCCCTTTTCCTGCCCTCACCCTAATGCAAAAGGGCTCGCAATGACGTTTTTAGATAACAGTCTCGACTTCGTACACGTCACTGCGAGGCGTTGCGGGGAATTGTGGGCAGGAAGCCGCGGCAGTCTCATATTTGGTAGACGAGATTGCTTCGGGGCACTCATCGGTTACTTTTAAAACAACACTTTTTTTTGCCCCTCGCAATGACGGATAAAATTGACAGTCACGTCACGTCACTGCGAGGAGGAGGAACGACGACAAAGCAGTCTCGACTTAGAAACACGAGATTGCTTCAGGGCATTCAACGGTTACTTTTAAAACAAAACCCTTTTTTGCCTCTCGCAATGACGGTATTTGATGCTAACTATTCCTTTCTAGCTGCTTCTTTCTGGGCAATAATTTCTTTACGCCGTTGATAATATCGCTGTTTCTCCAAATACTTCAGGTACCGGAGTTTTTTATTGTATACAATCAGGAAAAATATAAAGAGGACAAAATAAACCATCATCATATTCTTCATCCGCATAATAGCCCCTAAATTCCCTAAACTATTGGCAAAAGCCAAGGTTACAGGAATTAAAGTTACAAATCCCACTTTCAAAAAAACTGGCATATCCCTTAAAGCTTCAGGGGTCCAATTCCGGACAATAAAAAAACTTAACCATAAGTACAATGCGTTTTCAAAGGAGCTCAAAAAGGCCATAATGTTATGTGCATCAATAAAAATTGGTCGATACAAATAGGTAAAGATCCGCATAGGCAAGGAATAAGAAGAAATATCCACCCCAGAACCTACATTTCCTGAAGACAATAATCCCGCAGTTTTATCCGTCAATTCTTCCATCGACTCCAGAGAAAAATCTTCTATTTTTAAAAACTCCAAAGTACTTGAAGATAAATACACTGTAGCCACCATTGCAACAATTCCTAAAGTGAATTTATATTCTCTCCGGATTTCCGAACCTAAAATAATTGCAATTGCCGCCCCTCCAATTAAAGCCTGTCCCATATGGGGTCTGGCCATATAAACAAAAAATAAGGCAATAGCCCCTTGCCACCAACGGGTATTGTATTTTTGCACGGCAAACATAAACCAGGCAATTCCCCAAAAACATAAGGCATCCTTGCCCACTCCAGCCGACCAAAAATTAAAATTGGCCATATAAAAAATGGTGGGAAATAAAGGAATATTTAGAACTTTATGATTTGTAGGGAAATATTGGGCTGTCAAAACAAACAAATACCTTATTCCACAAAAGCCTAAAAAACCATATAAAATATTCCCTGTAATATAATTCAACCCCAAAATTCTACTGGGAAAATAATTTAACCATAAAATAAAGGTTGTACTTTCCCCAAAGTATTTCATCCATGTTTCTTCTCCTTTTATCAAGACCTGTTCCATCCCTAGCTTCCAATATCCTTGCGAATCCCCTCCAAAATTAAGAATGTACCAGGTAAAAAACAGGCTAAAAAAAAGATGGTAAAATAATAGATAGTGGAGATGGAGCTCGTATTTATTAGGAAGCCCGAATTTCCTTGCCATACTTATATTAGTACTGATCAAGGCAATAAGGCATACGATGATAACGATTAAGTCGAGCAAAATTTATGATTTATACCCCACCCTAACCCTCCCCTTTAGGGGAGGGCAATAAATCGGGAGTTTTTTAATTGGTTATGTTTTAATGCAATTTTGTAAATATAGGGAGACATTTCCAGCTTCGCCAATCGTCACGGCGAGTAAGAACGAGGAATCAGTCTCGAACTCGTTACCGTCACTGCGAGGACGACCAAAAGGAGGACGAAGCAGTCTCAACTTCAAAAGACGAGATTACTTCGCTCACCCTAAAGGGATTCACTCGTAATGACGTCCTTAAATTACAGTCCCCGCTTCGCTAATCGTTACTGCGAGGAGAAACTACGAAGCAGTCTCGAACTCGTTACCGTCACTGCGAGGACGACGCAGGAGGACGAAGCAGTCTCATATTCGAAAGGCGGGATTGCTTCGGGGCATTTAACGGTTCCTTTAAAGGAAACACCCTTTTTATGCCCCTCGCAATGACGGAATTCGATTGCAGTGACCGCTTCCCCATTCGTCACTGCTATTGAAGTAGTCCATGCTTCGGAAAACGAGATTGCTTCATTCCGTTTCTCTTCATTCGCAATGACGTCCTAAGGCGAGATTATTTCGCTCACCCTAAAGGGATTCACTCGTAATTACGTCCTATGATGACAGTCCCTGCTTCGCTACCCGTCACTGCGAGGAGGAGGAACGACGACGCGGCAGTCTTGTCTTCGGCAGGCGAGATTGCCGCGCCCTTTTCCTGCCCTTACCAAAGCGCACAAGGGCTCGCAATGACGTTGGAAGATGACAGGCAGGACTTCGCTACCCGTCACTGCAAGGAGGAACGACGAAGCAGTCTCAAATTCAGTAGACAAGATTGCCGCGCCCTTTTCCTGCCCTTACCCAAGCGCACTAGGGCTCGCAATGACGTTGGAAGATGACAGGCAGGCCTTTGCTACACGTCAATGCGAGGACGACCAGAGGGAGGACACGGCAGTCTCGACTTTGAAAACGTGATTGCTTCGGGGCATGCAACAATTTGTTACCAAGGGACGCCTCACTTATGCCCCTCGAAATGACGGATGATCCCCTTCTCCCTCAACAACTCCAAATACAATTCTTCCACCTCTCTCACATACCTTTCTGCGGAATAATGTTGCCTGGCCCTTTGATGGCCGGCTTCGCCCAATTTTTTTCGGAGCTCAGGTTGGTCAATTAGGATTTGTATTTTTTCGGCCAAATCTTTTGGGCTATATGGTGGAACCAAAAAGCCGGTTTCTCCATCCACCACCACATTTTGTAAGCCGCCTACCCTGGTGGCCACTACGGGCAAATGGTGCATCATCGCCTCTGCAGCTACCAGGCCAAAACCTTCGTTTGCGGAAGCCAAACAAAATATATCCATCAATTGATAATAGGGGGCTGTATATTCCTGAAATCCTACACTGATCAGTTGATCTTCAAGCTTCAACTCCCGGGCTTTTAATTTAATATTTTCTAAATCAGGTCCTTTCCCCACTAATAGGAATTTCAGTGAGGGATTATTTATGATTTTCATCGCCTCCAGGATATCCGAGAACCGCTTTACCTGGTCATAAACCCTGCCTATTGATCCCAGGATAATATCATTTCCGCAAATTCCTAAAGAAGCTTTTAAATGTGATAATTCGTTTTCCTTAACTTCTTTAATCTCCCCAACCCCATTATTAATCAGCATTAGTTTTTCATGGGAGACTTTTACTTTATCGTTTAAAAAAGAAACTACAGTTGGTGCAATCCCTATAACTTTATCAGCAACTTTTACCCAAATCCGTTGCAACCAAATGGCTTTCCTTGACCTTCTTTTCGGATCAGAAGTTTCTTCCAAGATAACCACCGGTACCTTTCCCAATTTCCCTCCAATGGCTGCCATACTCATTCCTTCAAAAATAGCCCCATGAATTATATGGGGTTTGAAGTCTCTTATTACCTGTCTTACCTTTTGATGTTTACTCCATTCAAAAGGATTTTTAAAACTCCCTATGGGAATCAGTTCCACCCCTTCTTTTTCCAATGCCTCAGCAATGGGGCCACCAGCCTTGGTACAAATGATTTTTAGTGCATATTTATCCTTATCCAATCCTTTGGCCAGGGTCAGCCGGGTTTGTTCCACTCCACCTGAGGAAATGGTTTCAATGCAGTGCAGGATACGGATTTTGTTTACCCCATCCCCAACCCTTCCCCTTGAGGGGAAGGGAGCGGATCTTGATTCTTTATGAGCATGATTTTGAGTATTAAGATTCAATTTTTCTATTTCCACCGTGGCATGTGTCCTCACATGACACTCAATTATAATATATCGCAATTCTTTCACCGTGGCATGTGTCTTCACAGGACACACGCATTTGATTATTTTGTTATTCCGGACTGTGGGGACACAGGCCAGGGAAAGGAGGAATAGCTCAACCTAATTTGCTTCCTATTTCCTCCTTTCCAATAATGAACTATATAATTCCTTCAAATCAGCAGCATATTTTTCAGGGGAGAAGCGCTTCAATGCTTCCTCTTTAGCTTTATTCCCAAGAACCTTCCTTTCTTCAAAAGGCATTTCGATCAATTGTTTCATTTTGGCTTCCAAATCATCGAGGTTATGGGGATCAACCAACCAACCTGTTATTCCATCTTCGATAATTTCAGATGGACCTCCCACCTTGGTTGCGATACAAGGAAGTCCGGCCATCATTGCTTCTACCAGTGAAATAGAAAAGCCTTCCGAAAAGGAAGGCAAAATAAATGCATCCGCACCAGAAAGTAATTCCGCAATATCATCTCTAAAACCTAAAAATTCGATTTTATTTGAAATATTTAAATCCCTGGTTAATCTCTTAAGCTTGCCTCTTTCAGTTCCCTCCCCTACTACTTTTAGATAAACACCTTTTTCAAAACCTGAGTTTATTCTTGCTATGACCTTAATTAAACCTTCCAAATTCTTTACAGGTACAAGCCGACAGGTAATGATAAAAGTAAAACCATTAGCAGCAGGTTTTGTTGACTCTTTAATTCCAGTATTGTCAATTGCTACCGGATTATAAACAACCGTTGTTTTCTCTCTATGGACCTCCTTCAAAGACACCAATTGATCAACCACCGATTGGGAAATTCCAATTACTTGATG includes the following:
- a CDS encoding glycosyltransferase family 4 protein, whose product is MKILFLPKYTRTGASSRLRTYQYIPLWEKAGHQCTVAPFFNDIYLEELYNKRKISKGNVWKCFWRRFGWVLRARQFDLVILEKELFPFFPAWLEKFWAGMGVRYIVDYDDAIFHNYDQHPQARIRKLLGKKIDRVMKNSFMVWAGNSYLARRASVAGAKNIKILPTSVDLNRYDPAHLNGKREIKIGWIGSPTTLRYLKGILPALEQLKEKHGFSLTIIANGEGVGFSGKEEKLVWEEQKEADYLSALDIGIMPLKHSPWEQGKCAYKLIQYMATGLPVVASPIGMNKTVVQPGINGFLAGSKEEWVDALSTLMEDKTLRQKMGKAGRKMVEEDYTLAKNWEKIQGWMVELSGEA
- a CDS encoding glycosyltransferase; this translates as MKTHATVKELRYIIIECHVRTHATVEIEKLNLNTQNHAHKESRSAPFPSRGRVGDGVNKIRILHCIETISSGGVEQTRLTLAKGLDKDKYALKIICTKAGGPIAEALEKEGVELIPIGSFKNPFEWSKHQKVRQVIRDFKPHIIHGAIFEGMSMAAIGGKLGKVPVVILEETSDPKRRSRKAIWLQRIWVKVADKVIGIAPTVVSFLNDKVKVSHEKLMLINNGVGEIKEVKENELSHLKASLGICGNDIILGSIGRVYDQVKRFSDILEAMKIINNPSLKFLLVGKGPDLENIKLKARELKLEDQLISVGFQEYTAPYYQLMDIFCLASANEGFGLVAAEAMMHHLPVVATRVGGLQNVVVDGETGFLVPPYSPKDLAEKIQILIDQPELRKKLGEAGHQRARQHYSAERYVREVEELYLELLREKGIIRHFEGHK
- a CDS encoding glycosyltransferase family 4 protein; this translates as MKIIRIIPLLDFGGVEQRVNLTFHCYGIDSTIDFEILVLGSGGRVAEELKEKGANITILDQAVKIPNVSLIKRITHFLKKSKPDVVHTSGAEANFHGLIAAGLAGVPVRIGEEIGFPNHHSYWKYIFRFTYLWAHQVIGISQSVVDQLVSLKEVHREKTTVVYNPVAIDNTGIKESTKPAANGFTFIITCRLVPVKNLEGLIKVIARINSGFEKGVYLKVVGEGTERGKLKRLTRDLNISNKIEFLGFRDDIAELLSGADAFILPSFSEGFSISLVEAMMAGLPCIATKVGGPSEIIEDGITGWLVDPHNLDDLEAKMKQLIEMPFEERKVLGNKAKEEALKRFSPEKYAADLKELYSSLLERRK